The following proteins come from a genomic window of Pirellula staleyi DSM 6068:
- a CDS encoding PSD1 and planctomycete cytochrome C domain-containing protein: MTSPLNHSLHRPLALLVAMLLATYAGTSSAEEPSQSALPKVDYAREIEPLLRRSCYSCHGSEVQESGLRLDDRARAMMGGDLGPVIAAGKSADSRLARVLDGSDDELEQMPPEGKGKPLSAGEVALIRRWIDEGATWPQSDATKPVGSDHWAWQPLVVHEVDQQLLAGRGAARENFIDDWVQQRLAREKIAPAPAAPKHTQLRRVYFDLLGLLPTPEEAAKFTSSTAPDAYEQLLDRLLASPHFGERWGRHWLDLARYADSDGYEKDKPREFAFRYRDWVIESLNSDLPFDQFAQLQIAGDMLATPADPQGTIASGFHRNTLHNAEGGIDPEEDRTKKTVDRINTVGSVFLGLTVGCAQCHTHKYDPITQREYFSLYAMFNSADEVNPDVPRASDQEQLAKAMHAYEKRLKKLESDLAQWDAEQLALAIERWETSTKTDEKLLEKLPENLRAILARDAAARSDADREVMAQHVRDNDAERAKLAKEIADHRAKRPALRIEAKVQSLVERKAPRETRLHIRGDFLSPGDVVQPGTPAALPKLSPRGSTADRIDLAHWMTSDASPLVARVLVNRVWLHLFGKGLVTSSDDFGKQGSPPTHPELLDALAADFIEHDWSLKHLLRTIMRSHTYRQSSVARPELMAIDPDNSLLARQVRRRIEAELIRDISLAAAGDLATQIGGASVRPPQPAEYASLTYAGSAKWTESTGSDRYRRGMYTFFQRTSPYPMLMTFDCPDSNETSPRRQISNTPLQALTLFNDPVFYEAAAGLARRVQRDVPAAESSKTEAGDAPLAEQIERQRIDRLVLICLARPASSSEAATLAKLVDAQRTASLAAGHDPQRAEQEAWHHASRVMLNLDQFMTRE, translated from the coding sequence ATGACTTCTCCACTGAATCACTCGCTGCATCGGCCCCTCGCGCTCCTTGTGGCCATGCTCTTGGCCACCTATGCGGGGACCAGTTCAGCCGAGGAGCCATCGCAGAGCGCCCTCCCCAAGGTCGACTATGCCCGAGAGATCGAGCCGCTGCTGAGGCGGTCGTGCTATTCGTGCCACGGCAGCGAGGTACAAGAATCGGGGCTGCGGCTCGACGATCGAGCGCGGGCCATGATGGGTGGCGATCTCGGCCCGGTGATCGCGGCGGGTAAGTCGGCCGATAGTCGCCTGGCACGAGTCCTTGATGGAAGCGACGACGAACTAGAGCAGATGCCGCCGGAGGGGAAAGGTAAACCACTTTCTGCTGGCGAGGTGGCTCTCATTCGACGCTGGATCGACGAGGGGGCCACATGGCCGCAAAGCGACGCAACCAAGCCGGTTGGCAGCGATCACTGGGCCTGGCAGCCGCTCGTGGTGCACGAGGTTGATCAGCAGTTGCTCGCAGGCAGGGGAGCAGCGCGCGAGAACTTTATCGACGACTGGGTTCAGCAGCGCCTGGCGCGGGAGAAGATCGCACCTGCACCAGCAGCCCCGAAGCACACGCAGCTGCGGCGCGTCTACTTCGACCTGCTCGGTCTGCTGCCGACGCCGGAAGAAGCAGCGAAGTTCACCAGCAGCACGGCGCCGGATGCCTACGAGCAGTTGCTCGATCGCTTGCTCGCCTCGCCTCATTTTGGGGAGCGGTGGGGACGACACTGGCTCGATCTGGCCCGGTATGCCGACAGCGATGGCTACGAAAAAGATAAGCCGCGCGAGTTTGCGTTTCGCTATCGCGACTGGGTGATCGAGTCGCTCAACAGCGATCTGCCGTTCGATCAATTCGCGCAGCTGCAAATCGCCGGAGATATGCTCGCGACACCTGCCGATCCGCAAGGGACCATCGCGAGTGGATTTCATCGCAACACGCTGCACAACGCCGAAGGGGGAATCGATCCAGAAGAGGATCGGACCAAGAAGACAGTCGACCGGATTAATACAGTCGGTTCGGTTTTTCTAGGGCTCACGGTGGGGTGCGCGCAGTGTCATACGCACAAGTACGATCCGATCACGCAGCGCGAATATTTTTCGCTCTACGCGATGTTTAACAGCGCCGATGAAGTGAATCCCGATGTTCCGCGCGCGAGCGATCAGGAGCAGCTCGCCAAGGCGATGCATGCTTACGAAAAACGTCTGAAGAAGCTCGAAAGCGATCTAGCTCAATGGGATGCCGAGCAACTTGCATTGGCCATCGAGCGCTGGGAAACGTCGACCAAGACGGACGAAAAACTGCTCGAAAAGTTACCGGAAAATCTGCGGGCGATTCTGGCTCGTGACGCCGCAGCTCGGAGCGATGCTGACCGCGAGGTGATGGCGCAGCATGTGCGCGACAATGATGCGGAGCGTGCGAAACTTGCGAAAGAAATCGCCGATCACCGCGCGAAGCGTCCCGCGCTTCGAATCGAAGCGAAAGTGCAATCGCTCGTCGAGCGCAAAGCGCCGCGCGAAACGCGGCTGCACATTCGTGGCGATTTTCTTTCCCCCGGCGATGTGGTGCAGCCGGGGACTCCAGCCGCGCTGCCAAAACTCTCACCGCGCGGCAGCACAGCCGACCGGATCGATTTGGCCCACTGGATGACCAGCGATGCCAGCCCGCTGGTGGCGCGGGTGCTGGTGAATCGTGTCTGGCTGCATCTGTTTGGCAAAGGGCTCGTCACTTCGAGCGACGATTTCGGCAAACAAGGATCGCCACCGACGCATCCCGAACTACTCGACGCGCTTGCTGCTGATTTCATCGAGCACGACTGGAGTCTCAAGCATTTGCTCCGGACCATCATGCGGTCGCACACCTATCGCCAAAGTAGTGTTGCGCGGCCAGAACTCATGGCGATCGATCCTGATAACAGCCTCCTGGCGCGGCAAGTGCGAAGGCGGATTGAAGCGGAACTGATTCGCGATATTTCGCTCGCTGCGGCGGGTGATTTGGCGACACAGATTGGTGGCGCGAGTGTTCGTCCGCCTCAGCCAGCCGAGTATGCCAGCCTCACGTATGCCGGGAGTGCCAAGTGGACCGAATCGACCGGCAGCGATCGTTATCGCCGGGGAATGTACACGTTTTTTCAGCGGACGAGCCCCTATCCGATGTTGATGACGTTCGACTGTCCCGACTCGAACGAAACCTCTCCACGTCGGCAAATCAGCAACACGCCGCTGCAAGCGCTCACCCTGTTTAACGACCCGGTTTTCTACGAAGCCGCTGCCGGGCTCGCGCGGCGCGTGCAGCGCGATGTACCAGCCGCTGAGTCGTCCAAAACAGAAGCTGGTGATGCGCCACTCGCCGAGCAGATCGAGCGGCAGCGGATCGATCGACTCGTGCTGATTTGCCTGGCGCGACCAGCGTCGTCGAGTGAAGCGGCGACCCTCGCCAAGCTTGTCGACGCGCAGCGAACCGCCAGTTTGGCGGCAGGTCACGATCCGCAGCGGGCCGAGCAAGAGGCGTGGCACCATGCATCGCGGGTGATGCTGAATCTCGATCAATTCATGACGCGGGAGTAA
- the eboE gene encoding metabolite traffic protein EboE, which translates to MITRVAGKQVAAASSIGYCTNVHAGHGLAGMRESLEKYAVQVREKFAPTQMMGVGLWMSAPVAQQLRETDGVAEFRTWLRENGLKPYTVNGFPYGDFHQPVVKHEVYKPTWWDRERLDYTCLLADILDELLEPGEYGSISTLPLGWPTPEVGDEQLQIAGEHLRTVARHLAGIEQRTGRLMSVCIEPEPGCLLDEATDMVEFFQTHLLGSADDDLVRRHLRICHDVCHSAVMFEPQREAFRLYRDAGIEVGKMQVSSAVILDFDRLAGGEREAALEQLAAFHEPRYLHQTTVMREGKRVLYTDLAEAIAAERHNLTGCWRTHFHVPIFLPCFGYLSTSQSDIREALTAAREMSTCEHFEVETYAWGVLPDELRRGALADGIADELRWLAANRG; encoded by the coding sequence ATGATCACGCGGGTTGCGGGGAAACAAGTTGCGGCGGCATCGAGCATTGGATATTGCACCAACGTACACGCAGGTCATGGCCTCGCGGGGATGCGCGAAAGTCTTGAGAAGTATGCTGTGCAGGTGCGCGAAAAATTTGCTCCTACACAGATGATGGGGGTGGGGCTCTGGATGAGCGCGCCAGTGGCACAGCAGCTGCGCGAGACCGATGGCGTTGCCGAGTTCCGCACTTGGCTGCGCGAGAATGGTTTGAAGCCCTACACCGTGAACGGTTTTCCCTACGGCGATTTTCATCAGCCTGTCGTCAAGCACGAAGTTTACAAACCGACCTGGTGGGATCGAGAACGACTCGACTACACCTGCCTGCTCGCCGATATTCTCGACGAACTGCTCGAGCCGGGTGAGTATGGAAGCATCTCGACCTTGCCGCTCGGCTGGCCTACGCCTGAGGTGGGTGACGAGCAGCTGCAGATCGCCGGCGAACATCTGCGGACCGTCGCGCGGCATCTCGCTGGCATCGAACAGCGCACCGGTCGGCTGATGTCGGTTTGCATCGAGCCCGAGCCAGGTTGCTTGCTCGACGAAGCGACCGACATGGTCGAGTTCTTTCAAACGCATCTGCTCGGCAGCGCCGACGACGATTTGGTGCGGCGTCACTTGCGGATCTGTCACGACGTCTGCCATTCGGCGGTGATGTTCGAGCCGCAGCGCGAAGCCTTTCGTTTATATCGCGACGCAGGCATTGAAGTCGGCAAGATGCAAGTCTCGTCGGCAGTGATTCTCGACTTCGATCGTCTGGCCGGTGGCGAGCGCGAAGCGGCGCTCGAGCAACTGGCTGCCTTTCACGAACCTCGCTACCTGCATCAAACCACCGTGATGCGCGAAGGGAAGCGCGTCCTCTACACCGATCTGGCGGAAGCGATTGCCGCCGAGCGTCACAACCTGACCGGCTGCTGGCGGACGCACTTCCACGTACCGATTTTCCTGCCTTGCTTCGGCTACCTCAGCACGTCGCAGTCGGATATCCGCGAGGCGTTAACAGCAGCGCGTGAAATGTCGACCTGCGAGCACTTCGAGGTCGAGACCTATGCCTGGGGTGTGCTTCCCGACGAGCTCCGGCGCGGGGCACTCGCTGATGGGATCGCCGACGAGCTCCGCTGGCTCGCCGCCAACCGAGGCTAA
- a CDS encoding DUF1501 domain-containing protein → MHSPLPLEKQIDLARRQFFTSSASGIGLLALASLLREHGALADESVDRAHDPLAPKPPHFAPKAKRCIFFLPEGAPSHIDLYDPKPKLQAMHGEKLPDSMTEKVRFAFIKKETAVLWGSPRKFTAHGECGMELSDYLPHIGQCADDIALVRSMHTDAFNHHPAQLMLMSGVPRFGRPSVGSWLTYGLGSESANLPGYVVLTAGRGGSAGVSNWSSGFLPSTYQGVLFRDKGTPVLNLASPAGVTQEMQSRDLQALSELNAQHLAEAGDGEIASRIAAYELAFRMQSAAPELVDLSQETQATLDMYGCDRPEPSIKSSRGGGPDVHQRFARNCLLARRMVERGVRFVTLVHSSWDHHSNLDDELAYCTSMADQPMAALLKDLKQRGMLDDTLVVFASEFGRTPLAENRGGKMPEKAGRDHHPFAFSLWMAGGGIKGGTVYGKTDEIGWSVVENPVHMNDFHATILHLFGFDHKKLVVPFKGLDVRLTDQGGKVVQPLLR, encoded by the coding sequence ATGCACAGCCCCTTGCCGCTAGAAAAGCAAATCGATCTCGCGCGACGCCAGTTTTTCACCAGCAGCGCGTCGGGGATCGGCCTGCTTGCGCTCGCTTCGCTGCTGCGCGAGCATGGCGCACTGGCCGACGAATCGGTCGATCGTGCGCATGATCCTTTGGCTCCGAAACCACCTCACTTTGCTCCCAAAGCCAAACGGTGCATCTTCTTTCTACCGGAAGGTGCGCCGAGCCATATCGACCTCTACGATCCCAAGCCGAAACTGCAAGCGATGCACGGGGAAAAGCTCCCCGACTCGATGACCGAGAAAGTCCGTTTCGCGTTCATCAAAAAAGAGACCGCTGTCCTCTGGGGGAGCCCACGCAAGTTCACCGCGCATGGCGAGTGTGGCATGGAGCTTTCCGACTATCTGCCGCATATCGGCCAGTGTGCCGACGACATTGCCCTCGTCCGTTCGATGCACACCGATGCGTTTAATCATCATCCCGCGCAGCTGATGCTGATGAGTGGTGTCCCTCGGTTTGGTCGTCCTTCGGTAGGCTCGTGGCTCACTTATGGCCTCGGGAGCGAAAGCGCGAACTTGCCCGGCTATGTGGTTCTTACCGCAGGTCGTGGTGGGAGCGCGGGGGTCTCGAACTGGTCGAGCGGTTTTCTGCCGTCGACCTATCAAGGGGTGCTGTTTCGCGACAAAGGGACTCCGGTTCTCAATCTGGCCAGTCCCGCAGGTGTCACCCAGGAGATGCAATCGCGCGATCTCCAAGCGCTCTCGGAGCTCAACGCGCAGCATCTGGCCGAAGCTGGAGATGGCGAAATCGCGAGCCGCATCGCGGCCTATGAACTGGCGTTTCGGATGCAGTCGGCAGCGCCGGAACTGGTCGACCTGAGTCAAGAGACGCAGGCCACACTCGACATGTATGGCTGCGATCGCCCCGAGCCGAGCATCAAGAGCAGTCGCGGCGGTGGTCCCGATGTGCATCAGCGTTTTGCTCGCAACTGTTTGCTCGCGCGGCGAATGGTCGAGCGCGGCGTCCGGTTTGTGACGCTCGTCCACTCATCGTGGGATCACCATAGCAATCTCGATGACGAACTTGCCTACTGCACCAGCATGGCCGATCAGCCGATGGCAGCACTCCTCAAAGATCTGAAGCAGCGCGGGATGCTCGATGATACGCTGGTGGTGTTTGCCAGCGAATTTGGTCGCACCCCATTGGCCGAGAATCGGGGCGGAAAAATGCCCGAAAAAGCAGGGCGCGACCATCATCCGTTCGCCTTCAGTTTGTGGATGGCCGGGGGTGGCATCAAAGGGGGAACGGTCTACGGCAAGACCGACGAGATCGGCTGGAGCGTCGTCGAAAATCCGGTCCACATGAACGACTTTCACGCGACGATTCTGCACCTGTTTGGCTTCGATCACAAAAAACTGGTCGTCCCCTTCAAGGGGCTCGACGTGCGCCTTACCGATCAAGGGGGCAAGGTGGTTCAGCCGCTGCTCCGATAA
- a CDS encoding amino acid permease, with the protein MDASPETQPTQDSTAAARAQLSLVDSTSIILGIIIGSAIYEKAPSIAAFTLRDLLRWFYQPEQLASAELTSADQWFWGLAAIGLIWGAGAIVALAGALCYAEIATNHSEAGGNYLFLRKAFGRWAGFAFAWVEFWIIRPGNVGAISFVLATYASKIIPIGTSKLATVGVAAGSILVLTVLNVVGIQAGKWTQNLLTLAKVVGLSAVVLIGLTSPWPVMQTVAPESLAPAPMPGIALAMVFVMFAYGGWSDMSYVAAEVRDPKRNISRALVLGTIAVAVIYLLVNFAFFRALGTAMYSSPSIAADVLATRFGSAGSVIISVLICVSCLGAIHGMILTGSRVSFALGNEHPLLGWLGSWEAERGVPRRSLWIQGLATVAMVIAFGLYDKGFERLVCFTGPFFWGFFAIIGLSLPMLRYRFPEASLYRTPLVWLVVPIFVISSLLMSYSSFSYAITELLTWESLAWGIVVIVSGIIVGVIDQLRSGAKRPEAL; encoded by the coding sequence CGCATCGCCCGAGACCCAACCGACCCAGGATTCAACAGCCGCCGCTCGCGCGCAGCTGTCGCTGGTCGATTCCACGTCGATCATTCTCGGGATCATCATCGGCTCGGCGATTTACGAGAAAGCCCCCAGCATCGCGGCGTTTACGCTGCGCGATTTGCTCCGGTGGTTTTACCAGCCTGAGCAGCTCGCCAGTGCCGAACTTACCTCCGCCGACCAGTGGTTTTGGGGGCTCGCGGCAATCGGGCTGATTTGGGGAGCCGGCGCGATTGTGGCTTTGGCCGGAGCCTTGTGCTACGCCGAAATCGCCACCAATCATTCCGAAGCGGGTGGCAACTATTTGTTCCTGCGGAAAGCGTTCGGTCGCTGGGCAGGCTTTGCGTTTGCCTGGGTCGAGTTCTGGATCATTCGCCCCGGTAATGTCGGCGCGATCTCGTTTGTGCTCGCCACCTACGCCAGCAAAATCATTCCGATTGGGACCAGCAAGCTGGCGACCGTCGGTGTTGCTGCCGGCTCGATCTTGGTCCTGACCGTGCTGAATGTCGTCGGCATTCAGGCGGGTAAATGGACGCAAAACCTGCTGACGCTCGCCAAAGTGGTTGGGCTCTCGGCAGTGGTGCTGATCGGCCTCACGAGCCCTTGGCCTGTGATGCAAACGGTGGCTCCCGAGTCGCTTGCCCCCGCGCCGATGCCCGGCATCGCGCTGGCCATGGTGTTTGTGATGTTCGCCTACGGAGGCTGGAGCGACATGTCGTACGTCGCTGCCGAGGTGCGCGATCCCAAACGTAATATCTCCCGGGCCTTGGTGCTGGGGACGATCGCGGTGGCGGTCATTTATCTGCTGGTGAATTTTGCCTTCTTTCGAGCGCTCGGAACGGCAATGTACAGCTCGCCGAGCATCGCGGCCGATGTGCTCGCCACACGCTTTGGGAGCGCCGGAAGTGTGATCATCAGCGTGCTGATTTGTGTCAGCTGCCTCGGGGCAATTCACGGCATGATCCTCACCGGATCGCGCGTTTCTTTTGCTTTGGGCAACGAGCATCCGCTGCTCGGCTGGCTCGGATCGTGGGAAGCCGAGCGGGGTGTGCCGCGACGTTCGCTCTGGATTCAAGGGCTGGCGACCGTGGCGATGGTGATCGCGTTTGGACTCTACGACAAAGGGTTCGAGCGGTTGGTTTGCTTCACGGGCCCCTTCTTTTGGGGCTTCTTTGCGATCATTGGCCTGTCGCTGCCGATGCTCCGCTATCGCTTTCCCGAGGCCTCGCTCTATCGCACCCCGCTAGTCTGGCTGGTGGTGCCGATCTTCGTGATTTCCAGTCTCTTGATGTCGTATTCGTCGTTTTCCTACGCCATCACCGAGCTGCTCACCTGGGAATCGCTCGCCTGGGGAATCGTGGTGATTGTGTCGGGGATCATCGTGGGGGTGATCGACCAATTGCGATCGGGCGCCAAGAGGCCGGAAGCTCTTTAA